Proteins from one Burkholderia oklahomensis C6786 genomic window:
- a CDS encoding anaerobic ribonucleoside-triphosphate reductase activating protein, whose product MNLALARRHPLKVGGLVPFTATDYPGQFAAVVFVQGCPWRCGYCHNPHLQARSQPAEIEWNALLAFLARRIGLIDAVVFSGGEPSIDPALAASIDDVKRLGFKVGMHSAGTHPRRLAHLLPSLDWIGLDVKAPFDDYARTTRVRASGGHARQSLEAVLASRVAYECRTTAHPGLLPEPALLRIAHELADLGVENYVLQVFRTQGCDDDTLNAASRAGYPSDALLERLDRLFANFSIRRG is encoded by the coding sequence ATGAATCTCGCTCTCGCCCGGCGTCATCCGCTCAAGGTGGGCGGGCTCGTCCCGTTCACCGCGACCGATTATCCCGGCCAGTTCGCTGCGGTCGTGTTCGTGCAGGGCTGCCCGTGGCGCTGCGGGTATTGCCACAATCCGCACCTGCAGGCGCGCTCGCAACCGGCCGAGATCGAGTGGAACGCCCTGCTCGCGTTCCTCGCGCGCCGGATCGGCCTGATCGACGCAGTCGTGTTCAGCGGCGGCGAGCCGTCGATCGATCCCGCGCTCGCCGCGTCGATCGACGACGTCAAGCGGCTCGGCTTCAAGGTCGGCATGCATAGCGCGGGCACGCATCCGCGGCGGCTCGCGCATCTGCTGCCGTCGCTCGACTGGATCGGGCTCGACGTGAAGGCACCGTTCGACGACTACGCGCGCACGACGCGCGTGCGCGCGAGCGGCGGCCATGCGCGGCAAAGCCTCGAAGCGGTGCTCGCAAGCCGCGTTGCGTACGAATGCCGGACGACCGCGCATCCCGGCCTGCTGCCCGAGCCGGCGCTGCTGCGCATCGCGCACGAGCTCGCGGATCTCGGTGTCGAGAATTACGTGCTGCAAGTGTTCCGCACGCAAGGATGCGACGACGATACGCTAAATGCGGCGTCGCGCGCCGGCTATCCGAGCGATGCGCTGCTCGAGCGGCTCGATCGTCTGTTTGCGAATTTCTCGATTCGCCGCGGTTGA
- the nrdD gene encoding anaerobic ribonucleoside-triphosphate reductase encodes MMTILQAKNPSALAAISLSDDERQPCEIWTRVMGYHRPVSSFNVGKKGEFHERRYFRERESGEVAMRAAA; translated from the coding sequence ATCATGACGATACTGCAAGCCAAGAACCCAAGCGCCCTCGCTGCGATCTCGCTGTCCGACGACGAGCGTCAACCGTGCGAGATCTGGACCCGCGTGATGGGCTACCACCGTCCCGTGTCGTCGTTCAACGTCGGCAAGAAAGGCGAGTTCCACGAGCGCCGGTATTTCCGCGAGCGCGAGTCCGGCGAAGTCGCGATGCGCGCCGCGGCGTAA
- a CDS encoding ribonucleoside triphosphate reductase, whose protein sequence is MSETTLPSAASNPASRDKPLIDVETSINEYLDRQDWRVNANANQGYSLGGLILNVSGKVIANYWLSHVYPSEIGEAHRDADLHIHDLDMLSGYCAGWSLRTLLAEGLNGVPGKVESGPPKHMSSAVGQIVNFLGTLQNEWAGAQAFSSFDTYMAPFVRRDALTYAEVRQYVQELIYNLNVPSRWGTQTPFTNLTFDWICPDDLREQVPVIAGDEMPFTYGDLQAEMDMINQAYIEVMQAGDAAGRAFTFPIPTYNITADFDWHSPNAERLFEMTARYGLPYFQNFINSELKPNMIRSMCCRLQLDLRELMKRGNGLFGSAEQTGSIGVVTVNCARLGYLHAGDERALFARLDTLLDHGKASLEIKRDVIQHHMDNGLFPYTKRYLGTLRNHFSTLGVNGVNEMIRNFTHDEHDMTTDWGHAFALRLLDHVRARIVEYQEETGHMYNLEATPAEGTTYRFAKEDRRRYPDILQAGTPQMPYYTNSSQLPVGFTDDPFEALERQDDLQRKYTGGTVLHLYMTEALSSADACRTLVRRALTRFSLPYLTVTPTFSICPTHGYLAGSHKFCPKCDEALLHRKLSQPQPMEA, encoded by the coding sequence TTGTCCGAGACCACGCTCCCTTCCGCCGCGTCGAACCCGGCGTCGCGCGACAAGCCGTTGATCGACGTCGAGACGTCGATCAACGAATACCTGGACCGGCAGGACTGGCGCGTCAACGCGAACGCGAACCAGGGCTACTCGCTCGGCGGCCTGATCCTGAACGTGTCCGGCAAGGTGATCGCGAATTACTGGCTGAGCCACGTCTATCCGAGCGAAATCGGCGAAGCGCATCGCGACGCGGATCTGCACATCCACGATCTCGACATGCTGTCCGGCTACTGCGCGGGCTGGTCGCTGCGCACGCTGCTCGCCGAAGGACTGAACGGCGTGCCCGGCAAGGTCGAGTCGGGGCCGCCGAAGCACATGTCGAGCGCGGTCGGCCAGATCGTGAATTTCCTCGGCACGCTGCAGAACGAGTGGGCGGGCGCGCAGGCGTTCAGTTCGTTCGATACGTACATGGCGCCGTTCGTGCGCCGCGACGCGCTCACCTACGCCGAAGTCCGGCAGTATGTCCAGGAACTGATCTACAACCTGAACGTGCCGTCGCGCTGGGGCACGCAGACGCCGTTCACGAACCTGACGTTCGACTGGATCTGCCCCGACGATCTGCGCGAGCAGGTGCCCGTGATCGCCGGCGACGAGATGCCGTTCACGTACGGCGATCTGCAGGCCGAAATGGACATGATCAACCAGGCGTACATCGAAGTGATGCAGGCGGGCGACGCGGCGGGCCGCGCGTTCACGTTCCCGATCCCGACGTACAACATCACGGCCGATTTCGACTGGCACAGTCCGAACGCCGAGCGCCTGTTCGAGATGACCGCACGCTACGGGCTGCCGTACTTCCAGAATTTCATCAATTCGGAGCTGAAGCCGAACATGATCCGCTCGATGTGCTGCCGGCTTCAGCTCGACCTGCGCGAGCTGATGAAGCGCGGCAACGGGCTCTTCGGCTCGGCCGAGCAGACGGGGTCGATCGGCGTCGTCACCGTGAATTGCGCGCGACTCGGCTATCTGCACGCGGGCGACGAGCGCGCGCTGTTCGCGCGGCTCGACACGCTGCTCGACCATGGCAAGGCCAGTCTCGAGATCAAGCGCGACGTGATCCAGCATCACATGGACAACGGGCTCTTCCCGTACACGAAGCGTTATCTCGGCACGCTGCGCAATCATTTCTCGACACTCGGCGTCAACGGCGTCAACGAGATGATCCGCAACTTCACGCACGACGAGCACGACATGACGACCGACTGGGGCCACGCGTTCGCGCTGCGGCTGCTCGACCACGTGCGCGCGCGCATCGTCGAATATCAGGAAGAGACCGGCCACATGTACAACCTCGAAGCGACGCCCGCCGAAGGCACGACATATCGCTTCGCGAAGGAAGACCGCCGCCGCTATCCGGACATCCTGCAGGCAGGCACGCCGCAGATGCCGTACTACACGAACTCGTCGCAGCTCCCGGTGGGCTTCACCGACGATCCGTTCGAGGCGCTCGAGCGCCAGGACGATCTGCAGCGCAAGTACACGGGCGGCACGGTGCTGCACCTCTACATGACCGAGGCGCTGTCGTCCGCCGATGCGTGCCGGACGCTCGTCAGGCGCGCGCTCACCCGCTTCTCGCTGCCGTATCTGACCGTCACGCCGACGTTCTCGATCTGCCCGACGCACGGCTATCTCGCCGGCAGCCACAAGTTTTGCCCGAAGTGCGACGAAGCGCTGCTGCATCGCAAATTGTCTCAACCCCAACCGATGGAAGCCTGA
- a CDS encoding NnrS family protein — protein MLLARSTDRNALAQPDGRRSALWSTGFRPFYLGGACFGAIAMLAWLGALAGRDWAGHAPPMSGLFWHAHEMIFGFAGAIVSGFLLTSVRTWTSTNPAQGPSLVALWLLWLAGRVLMWTGPGWIAAAVDIAFLPAVAYALVRALVGAKNRHGIFLPVALGMLAVLNALFHLWVRQGHAAWALRCADLAAGFLVLFIVIIGGRIIPSITAAALPRLPVKQWRIVESSVMSVTLAALVVDAAGAPAWAIAALAWTAAALHAARLVGWRFWAVGRRPMLSILHVAYASIAAGFALIGLSAYGLVAHSLALHTFTTGAIGCAIVGMITRTALEHTGREQVARAAERVCYGLLIVATLARILGPWLAPAATAQWLVVAGIGWSAALVVYLARYAGRLTSPGMIPSGSDAKPGK, from the coding sequence ATGCTGCTCGCCCGCTCGACGGACCGCAACGCGCTCGCGCAGCCTGACGGCCGCCGCAGCGCGCTGTGGTCGACCGGCTTCCGGCCCTTCTATCTCGGCGGCGCATGCTTCGGCGCGATCGCGATGCTCGCATGGCTCGGCGCGCTCGCGGGCCGCGACTGGGCAGGCCACGCGCCACCGATGAGCGGCCTTTTCTGGCACGCACACGAAATGATCTTCGGCTTCGCCGGTGCGATCGTGTCCGGCTTCCTGCTGACGTCGGTGCGCACGTGGACGTCGACGAATCCCGCGCAAGGCCCGTCGCTCGTCGCGCTGTGGCTGCTGTGGCTCGCGGGCCGCGTGCTGATGTGGACGGGCCCCGGATGGATCGCGGCGGCCGTCGACATCGCGTTCCTGCCTGCGGTCGCCTATGCGCTCGTCCGCGCGCTGGTCGGCGCGAAGAATCGCCACGGGATCTTCCTGCCCGTCGCGCTCGGCATGCTCGCCGTGCTCAACGCGCTATTTCACTTGTGGGTCCGGCAAGGACACGCCGCATGGGCGCTGCGCTGCGCCGATCTTGCCGCGGGTTTCCTCGTGCTCTTCATCGTCATCATCGGCGGCCGCATCATCCCGTCGATCACGGCCGCCGCGCTGCCCCGGTTGCCGGTGAAGCAGTGGCGGATCGTCGAATCGTCGGTGATGTCGGTCACGTTGGCGGCGCTCGTGGTCGATGCGGCCGGCGCACCCGCCTGGGCGATCGCCGCGCTCGCGTGGACGGCCGCCGCGCTGCACGCGGCGCGGCTCGTCGGCTGGCGCTTCTGGGCGGTCGGGCGGCGGCCGATGCTGTCGATCCTGCACGTCGCGTATGCGTCGATCGCGGCCGGCTTCGCACTGATCGGCTTGAGCGCGTATGGGCTCGTCGCGCATTCGCTCGCGCTGCACACGTTCACGACGGGCGCGATCGGCTGCGCGATCGTCGGCATGATCACGCGCACTGCGCTCGAGCACACGGGACGCGAACAGGTCGCACGAGCCGCCGAACGCGTCTGCTACGGGCTCCTGATCGTCGCCACGCTCGCGCGCATACTCGGGCCGTGGCTCGCCCCCGCCGCGACCGCCCAATGGCTCGTCGTCGCCGGCATCGGGTGGTCCGCCGCGCTGGTCGTCTATCTGGCGCGCTATGCCGGCCGCCTGACGTCGCCCGGCATGATTCCATCCGGTTCGGACGCGAAACCCGGCAAGTAA
- a CDS encoding metal-sulfur cluster assembly factor, with protein sequence MCTSSATRSETPDERALRDALRAVIDPEIGVNIVDLGLVYGIERTDERIVVTMTMTSPACPMAGVVIDDVQATLGDLASDALPVDVDLVWEPPWAPKMMSDAARELMGWPIA encoded by the coding sequence ATGTGCACTTCTTCAGCAACCCGAAGCGAAACGCCGGACGAGCGCGCGCTGCGCGACGCGCTTCGAGCGGTCATCGATCCGGAGATCGGCGTCAACATCGTCGACCTCGGTCTCGTCTACGGGATCGAACGCACCGACGAACGCATCGTCGTGACGATGACGATGACGTCGCCCGCCTGTCCGATGGCGGGCGTCGTGATCGACGACGTGCAGGCGACGCTCGGCGACCTCGCATCCGATGCGCTGCCCGTCGACGTCGATCTCGTCTGGGAGCCGCCGTGGGCGCCCAAAATGATGAGCGACGCCGCGCGCGAACTGATGGGCTGGCCCATCGCATAG
- a CDS encoding nitric-oxide reductase large subunit: MRSTRRLWTWLGLVCLASFAVLLWLGRDIYLTAPPIPNTVVSENGRVIFTGDQIKRGQQVWLASGGQQLGTVWGHGSYVAPDWSADWLHREALELREAWARQQFGAPYAKLPVDQQGMLDARLKHEMRANRYDAASDRLTLSDARADATLQVAEHYEALFGADSSLDTLRDQYAMTAGSVPGAADRTALASFFFWSAWSATTDRPGETGVTYTNNWPHEPLVGNTPTAANGMWSIASVIILLGAIAGMIWYHTAHGEHDTPLAVPTNDPLVNVKPTPSMRATKKYFYVVIGLLLTQVLMGAITAHYAVEGHSFFGIPLADVMPWIVSRTIHTQFGVLWIATAWLATGLYISPLLSGREPRLQKLGVDALFWALIFIVVGSTVTGWLGTLKHLGTNYAFWIGNQGLAYTSMGRVWQILLFVGLLFWLFLMGRALMPALKNRATEGRGLIGMVFLSAACIGLFYASSLAWGQNTHYSMIEYWRWWLVHLWVEGFFEVFATAVIALIFARLGLIRFESANRAIVMETIVFLFGGILGTLHHLYFTGTTTSIIAVGAVFSACEVVPLALVGIEGWQTYRKSHAAPWIQSYKWAILCFVAVGVWNTVGAGLLGFSINPPISLYYVQGLNMTPAHGHAALFGVYGMLGIGLMLFCLRGISARSAWSDGLLKPAFWLLNVGLFMMVFLSILPSGIYEAYASVTKGLWYARSPEIVHAPIMNALVWLRVPGDVVFAFGVLYLGWFALRLLRRPAPSQPDERAVGQAVQRT; this comes from the coding sequence ATGCGCTCCACACGTCGTCTATGGACATGGCTCGGGCTCGTCTGCCTCGCGTCATTCGCCGTCCTGCTATGGCTCGGCAGAGACATCTATCTCACCGCACCGCCGATTCCGAACACGGTCGTCAGCGAAAATGGGCGCGTCATTTTCACTGGCGACCAGATCAAGCGCGGTCAGCAAGTGTGGCTCGCGTCGGGCGGCCAGCAACTCGGCACCGTCTGGGGCCACGGCAGCTACGTCGCGCCGGACTGGTCGGCGGACTGGCTGCATCGCGAAGCGCTCGAACTGCGCGAAGCGTGGGCGCGCCAGCAATTCGGCGCGCCGTACGCGAAGCTGCCGGTCGATCAGCAAGGCATGCTCGATGCGCGCCTGAAGCATGAGATGCGCGCGAACCGCTACGACGCCGCAAGCGATCGCCTCACGCTGTCGGACGCGCGTGCCGACGCGACGCTGCAAGTCGCCGAGCACTACGAAGCATTGTTCGGCGCCGATTCGTCGCTCGACACGCTGCGCGATCAATACGCGATGACGGCGGGCTCGGTGCCGGGCGCGGCCGACCGCACGGCGCTCGCGTCGTTCTTCTTCTGGTCCGCATGGTCGGCCACGACCGACCGTCCGGGCGAAACGGGCGTCACGTACACGAACAACTGGCCGCACGAGCCGCTCGTCGGCAACACGCCGACGGCCGCGAACGGCATGTGGTCGATCGCGAGCGTGATCATCCTGCTCGGCGCGATCGCCGGGATGATCTGGTATCACACCGCGCACGGCGAGCACGACACGCCGCTCGCCGTGCCGACGAACGATCCGCTCGTCAACGTGAAGCCGACGCCGTCGATGCGCGCGACGAAGAAGTATTTCTACGTCGTGATCGGCCTGCTGCTCACGCAGGTCCTGATGGGCGCGATCACCGCGCACTATGCGGTCGAAGGCCACAGCTTCTTCGGCATTCCGCTCGCCGACGTGATGCCGTGGATCGTGAGCCGCACGATCCACACGCAGTTCGGCGTGCTATGGATCGCGACCGCATGGCTCGCAACGGGCCTCTACATTTCGCCGCTCCTGTCGGGCCGCGAACCGCGCCTGCAGAAGCTCGGCGTCGACGCGCTGTTCTGGGCGCTGATCTTCATCGTCGTCGGCTCGACCGTCACCGGCTGGCTCGGCACGCTCAAGCATCTCGGCACGAACTATGCGTTCTGGATCGGCAACCAGGGCCTCGCCTATACGAGCATGGGCCGCGTCTGGCAGATCCTGCTCTTCGTCGGCCTGCTGTTCTGGCTGTTCCTGATGGGACGCGCGCTGATGCCCGCGCTGAAGAACAGGGCGACCGAAGGCCGCGGCCTCATCGGCATGGTGTTCCTGTCCGCCGCATGCATCGGGCTCTTCTACGCATCGTCGCTCGCGTGGGGGCAAAACACGCACTACTCGATGATCGAGTACTGGAGATGGTGGCTCGTGCACCTGTGGGTCGAAGGCTTCTTCGAAGTGTTCGCGACCGCGGTGATCGCCCTCATCTTCGCGCGCCTCGGCCTCATCCGCTTCGAAAGCGCGAATCGCGCGATCGTGATGGAAACGATCGTGTTCCTGTTCGGCGGCATTCTCGGCACGCTGCACCATCTGTACTTCACCGGCACGACGACGTCGATCATCGCGGTGGGCGCCGTGTTCTCCGCGTGCGAAGTGGTGCCGCTCGCGCTCGTCGGCATCGAAGGCTGGCAGACGTATCGCAAGTCGCACGCCGCGCCCTGGATCCAGTCGTACAAGTGGGCGATCCTCTGCTTCGTCGCGGTCGGCGTGTGGAATACCGTCGGCGCGGGCCTGCTCGGCTTCTCGATCAATCCGCCGATCTCGCTCTACTACGTGCAGGGCCTCAACATGACGCCCGCGCACGGCCATGCCGCGCTGTTCGGCGTGTACGGGATGCTCGGCATCGGCCTCATGCTGTTCTGCCTGCGCGGCATATCCGCCCGCAGCGCGTGGAGCGACGGCCTGCTCAAGCCCGCGTTCTGGCTGCTCAACGTCGGCCTCTTCATGATGGTGTTCCTGTCGATCCTGCCGTCGGGCATCTATGAAGCGTACGCCAGCGTGACGAAGGGCCTCTGGTATGCGCGTTCGCCGGAGATCGTGCATGCGCCGATCATGAACGCGCTCGTGTGGCTGCGCGTGCCGGGCGACGTCGTGTTCGCGTTCGGCGTGCTGTATCTCGGCTGGTTCGCGCTGCGCCTGCTGCGTCGGCCCGCGCCGTCGCAGCCCGACGAGCGCGCCGTCGGACAGGCCGTGCAACGCACGTAA
- a CDS encoding alkane 1-monooxygenase — protein MATQQPASTGWTDTKRYWWLLGALTITLPLLAAFLALSTGWHIFWWFGPLFAFGVIPVLDMLIGVDSENPPDSVVPQLENDRYYRYVVYLATFIVYVSFAGAMWIVSTHSLAWHDYVGFALSLGAATGISINTAHELGHKTSSFERWLAKITLAPVAYGHFFVEHNRGHHVRVATPNDPASARYGESFWAFLPRTVTGSVASAWRLERQRLARSGRSAVSWRNEVLQAWAMTVALWGAAIAFGGTKVIPFLLIQAAYGASLLEVVNYVEHYGLGRKQLPTGRYERCTPQHSWNSNHVVTNLFLYQLQRHADHHANPTRSYQALRHFDDSPQLPAGYAAMILLAYVPPLWFRVMNPRVVAHYGADMVQSNIKPSIRQKVLADLAVANT, from the coding sequence ATGGCAACTCAGCAACCGGCATCGACGGGCTGGACCGACACAAAGCGCTATTGGTGGCTGCTCGGCGCGCTGACGATCACGCTGCCGCTCCTGGCCGCGTTCCTCGCGCTGTCGACCGGCTGGCACATCTTCTGGTGGTTCGGGCCGCTCTTCGCGTTCGGCGTCATTCCGGTTCTCGACATGCTGATCGGCGTCGACAGCGAGAATCCGCCTGACTCCGTCGTGCCTCAGCTCGAAAACGACCGCTACTACCGCTACGTCGTCTATCTCGCGACCTTCATCGTCTACGTCTCGTTCGCGGGCGCGATGTGGATCGTGAGCACGCACTCGCTCGCGTGGCACGACTATGTCGGCTTCGCGCTGTCGCTCGGCGCGGCGACCGGCATCTCGATCAACACCGCGCACGAGCTCGGCCACAAGACGAGCTCTTTCGAGCGCTGGCTCGCGAAGATCACGCTCGCGCCCGTCGCGTACGGTCACTTCTTCGTCGAGCACAATCGCGGCCATCACGTGCGCGTCGCGACGCCGAACGATCCCGCGAGCGCGCGCTACGGCGAATCGTTCTGGGCGTTCTTGCCGCGCACCGTGACCGGCAGCGTCGCGTCCGCGTGGCGGCTCGAGCGGCAGCGGCTCGCGCGCAGCGGCCGCTCGGCCGTGTCTTGGCGCAACGAAGTGTTGCAGGCGTGGGCGATGACGGTCGCGCTGTGGGGCGCCGCGATCGCGTTCGGCGGCACGAAGGTGATCCCGTTCCTGCTGATCCAGGCGGCGTACGGCGCGTCGCTGCTCGAGGTCGTGAACTACGTCGAGCACTACGGACTCGGCCGCAAGCAGTTGCCGACCGGGCGCTACGAGCGCTGCACGCCGCAGCATTCGTGGAACAGCAACCACGTGGTGACCAACCTGTTCCTCTATCAGCTGCAGCGCCACGCCGATCATCACGCGAATCCGACGCGCTCGTATCAGGCGCTGCGGCACTTCGACGATTCGCCTCAATTGCCCGCCGGCTATGCGGCGATGATCCTGCTCGCATATGTGCCGCCGCTATGGTTCCGGGTGATGAATCCGCGCGTCGTCGCGCACTACGGCGCGGACATGGTGCAATCGAACATCAAGCCTTCGATCCGGCAGAAGGTGCTCGCGGATCTGGCCGTCGCGAACACGTGA